From Mercenaria mercenaria strain notata chromosome 17, MADL_Memer_1, whole genome shotgun sequence, the proteins below share one genomic window:
- the LOC123536951 gene encoding tripartite motif-containing protein 45-like, with protein MAERGKDLSKLDCSICLSAFNDPKILPCFHTFCLQCLDEYVIRNGQAGKFECPLCRVDTEIPVGGVKSFQSNFYIQGSNTSEHNTDCDVCGEGYVATHYCTDCEENFCERCTIYHMKMKVTREHTLIQLKELSDVDTEGHYTRKIQKKYFCPQHKAEEIKMVCKDCNTKLCVVCKLTEHENHNTSSITKEAEERRTSLLKTIASADSQLGVLKSRISISNNSKNYMEKELERNITSLEKRVESVIAKVKQDAASIKQELIKSNTKAKDYYLEKEKQIRGKIMENEAVISHAQNVVELGDDCQMLDAELVSKLQSLTVTEECSIKLHEHLIFEISSSEITDDILGKVSEVSSNVSVKELDELQCSPNTKEANTLSMSAGRLYAAFRDFYKFLYHDSETSKSYFTEWFYDRGACAGLTCIGNDLYFTSLVDKTVYKYQTPEHVKVKFKSFEVYPHGIAHRLVRNGDKEQELLICCLQSGKLLDTDASEGCVIAVSVTNKKQYTWRYKEIPGPTCIATNTFDGTVCLGYPAAHKVTWNASDGTVLSVFSGLGCHGNPETFCPVSVCFDSQYCIIIADYKNGAVIRIDEFGNFLQCLVERKTPLSVLLRDDNILYVGFNRKDITRYQLKLDK; from the coding sequence atggcaGAACGAGGCAAAGACCTGTCAAAACTTGATTGTAGTATATGTTTAAGTGCGTTCAATGATCCAAAGATACTGCCATGCTTCCATACTTTCTGTCTCCAGTGTTTAGACGAATACGTGATCAGAAATGGACAGGCTGGAAAATTCGAGTGCCCTTTATGTCGTGTTGATACCGAAATTCCAGTGGGTGGGGTAAAGTCATTTCAGTCGAATTTCTACATCCAGGGAAGCAATACTTCAGAGCACAACACAGACTGCGACGTTTGCGGAGAAGGATACGTAGCGACCCATTATTGTACGGACTGCGAAGAAAATTTCTGCGAACGCTGCACCATCTACCACATGAAAATGAAAGTGACACGTGAACATACACTTATACAGTTGAAGGAATTGTCTGATGTCGACACGGAAGGACATTACACCCGTAAGATACAAAAGAAATACTTTTGTCCCCAACACAAGGCAGAAGAAATAAAAATGGTATGTAAAGATTGTAACACTAAGCTGTGTGTTGTTTGTAAACTGACAGAGCATGAAAATCACAACACTTCCAGTATCACCAAAGAAGCAGAGGAGAGACGAACCTCATTGTTAAAGACAATTGCCAGCGCTGACAGTCAGCTTGGTGTACTAAAATCAAGAATATCTatttcaaacaattcaaaaaatTACATGGAAAAGGAACTGGAGAGGAACATTACTTCACTTGAGAAACGAGTTGAATCTGTTATCGCAAAAGTAAAACAGGATGCCGCTAGCATCAAACAGGAGTTGATCAAAAGTAATACCAAGGCGAAAGACTATTATTTGGAGAAGGAAAAACAGATACGTGgcaaaataatggaaaatgaaGCTGTTATCAGCCACGCACAGAATGTCGTCGAATTAGGGGATGATTGTCAGATGTTGGACGCCGAACTGGTCTCAAAATTGCAATCATTAACAGTAACAGAAGAATGCTCAATCAAACTTCATGAACACTTAATATTTGAGATAAGCAGTTCTGAAATAACAGACGACATACTTGGGAAAGTATCCGAAGTCAGTTCTAACGTGTCCGTTAAAGAGCTTGATGAGTTGCAGTGTTCCCCCAACACTAAAGAAGCAAATACCTTATCAATGAGCGCAGGGAGATTGTATGCTGCATTTAGAGATTTCTATAAGTTTCTATATCATGATTCAGAAACTTCGAAGTCTTACTTCACAGAGTGGTTTTATGATCGAGGTGCCTGTGCAGGTTTGACTTGCATTGGTAAtgacttgtatttcacaagtttaGTAGACAAGACTGTTTATAAATATCAAACACCAGAACATGTGAAGGTGAAGTTTAAATCGTTTGAAGTCTACCCCCATGGTATAGCACACAGACTCGTCAGAAACGGCGATAAGGAACAGGAACTTCTTATCTGTTGTCTACAAAGCGGTAAACTACTGGATACAGATGCTAGTGAAGGTTGTGTTATTGCTGTCTCCGTTACCAATAAGAAACAATACACATGGCGCTATAAAGAGATACCAGGGCCAACATGCATAGCAACAAACACATTTGATGGAACCGTTTGTCTTGGATATCCAGCTGCTCATAAAGTGACATGGAATGCATCAGATGGAACTGTACTGTCAGTGTTCTCTGGCTTAGGTTGTCATGGCAACCCAGAGACATTTTGCCCAGTGAGTGTTTGCTTTGACAGTCAGTACTGCATTATCATAGCAGATTACAAGAATGGTGCAGTGATAAGGATTGACGAGTTTGGCAATTTTCTTCAGTGTTTGGTGGAAAGGAAAACTCCCCTCTCTGTTTTGTTAAGAGATGATAACATACTATATGTAGGGTTCAATAGAAAAGACATTACCAGGTATCAACTGAAACTTGACAAATAG